From Leptospira bouyouniensis, the proteins below share one genomic window:
- a CDS encoding glucan biosynthesis protein, with protein sequence MKKLNIYFAIIAILLCVFVIFKKNDLTVHTLFSISANSEIFDFNAADQIAKQKLKSKFVPTPVYKIPGLDGISFEDYRQIEYKPDVAIWKNLALPYQLHFFHPGHIYSNGIRIYEVIEEKPVEIPYDSSRFHFGNLPLTDDFFELSKKLQYTGFRVHYPINQKETLEEFLVFQGSSYFRALSKDQVYGLSGRGLAINTGPEGKEEFPIFESFYIKRPEKNDSSILIYAIMNSESVVGAYEFFVTPGEITTIDIRAKIYLRKKIKRLGFAPITSMFLYGESNVPILGNIHPEIHDSDGLLTYLGEDNWEWRPLINPKKTKLTSIELNHPKGFGLIQRDRKFKSYQDEKLLYHRRPSVWVEPKGDWGEGELYLLEFTTNLDSDDNVTIFWEPNIPPNLKEGYEFQYRLSYIEKSPETHQLGKTSSYYKGTDPLFPKEKMLTLYFTGDFLKALDPKTELKAIIKNDVIPADQIRYKIEKIRELDQWRLQIWHTSPIEVSNWNVYLEKENQKITETWIYRDGISK encoded by the coding sequence ATGAAGAAATTAAACATATACTTTGCCATCATTGCCATATTGTTATGTGTCTTCGTTATCTTTAAAAAAAATGATCTTACAGTTCACACTCTCTTTTCGATTTCCGCCAATTCTGAAATTTTTGATTTTAATGCCGCAGACCAAATTGCAAAACAAAAACTGAAATCCAAATTCGTTCCAACTCCTGTGTATAAAATTCCGGGACTCGATGGAATCAGTTTTGAAGATTATAGGCAAATTGAATACAAACCAGACGTTGCCATTTGGAAAAATTTAGCTCTCCCCTACCAATTGCATTTTTTCCATCCAGGCCATATTTATAGCAATGGGATTAGAATTTATGAAGTGATCGAAGAAAAGCCAGTTGAGATTCCTTATGATTCGTCTCGGTTTCACTTTGGGAACCTGCCTCTCACAGACGACTTTTTTGAGTTAAGTAAAAAATTGCAATACACTGGCTTTCGAGTCCATTATCCAATCAACCAAAAGGAAACCTTGGAGGAATTTTTAGTATTCCAAGGGTCTTCTTATTTCCGCGCACTTTCCAAAGACCAAGTGTATGGTTTATCGGGAAGAGGTCTTGCCATCAACACCGGCCCTGAAGGGAAAGAAGAATTTCCTATCTTTGAAAGTTTCTATATCAAACGTCCCGAAAAAAATGATTCCTCTATTTTGATTTATGCCATAATGAACAGTGAATCCGTAGTAGGTGCGTATGAATTTTTTGTCACACCTGGCGAGATCACAACCATTGATATACGAGCTAAAATTTATTTACGAAAAAAAATCAAACGGTTGGGATTTGCGCCGATCACTTCGATGTTTCTCTATGGAGAATCCAATGTCCCCATCCTTGGCAATATCCATCCTGAGATCCATGACTCTGATGGGCTCCTAACATATCTTGGTGAAGACAATTGGGAATGGAGGCCTCTCATCAATCCCAAAAAAACCAAACTGACAAGTATAGAATTGAATCATCCAAAGGGTTTTGGACTCATCCAAAGGGATCGTAAATTTAAAAGTTACCAAGATGAAAAATTATTATACCATCGGAGGCCAAGTGTTTGGGTAGAACCCAAAGGAGATTGGGGAGAAGGTGAATTATATCTATTGGAATTCACAACTAATCTTGATTCCGATGACAACGTAACTATTTTTTGGGAACCAAACATTCCTCCGAATTTGAAAGAAGGATACGAATTCCAATATAGATTGAGTTATATTGAAAAATCACCAGAAACTCATCAGTTGGGAAAAACTTCATCCTATTATAAAGGAACAGACCCTTTGTTCCCTAAGGAAAAAATGTTAACACTTTATTTTACAGGTGATTTCCTAAAAGCCTTAGATCCAAAAACAGAACTAAAAGCCATCATCAAAAATGATGTGATCCCAGCAGATCAAATTCGTTATAAAATCGAAAAGATACGTGAACTTGACCAATGGAGATTACAAATTTGGCATACATCACCAATTGAAGTTTCGAATTGGAATGTTTATTTAGAGAAAGAAAATCAAAAAATCACAGAAACTTGGATATACAGAGATGGAATTTCAAAATAA
- the dgcR gene encoding diguanylate cyclase DgcR, whose amino-acid sequence MPKGLSKILIIEDSDLQRKLLSRWVSKNGYIAIEAESISIAREKILSEPIDVVLLDWELPDGNGIDLISDILSTSPVGWLPIIMVTGHTEPEYFKIAIEAGATDYITKPAKEIELLARIFGALRIKALHDQLRETAIRDVMTGLYNRRYMEERIEQEFQRCKRHNSLLSMAMIDIDKFKNVNDTYGHEIGDQVIKQLAHELKTSFRKSDIISRFGGEEFVILFPETGIADATRVLDRVRENVSKIEMKTNSDQMFHFTFSGGVAGGDLTEIQSNQELLKIADKNLYEAKSSGRNKIVS is encoded by the coding sequence ATGCCAAAAGGTCTCAGCAAAATCCTAATCATTGAAGATTCTGACCTACAACGGAAACTCCTCAGTCGGTGGGTTTCCAAAAATGGTTATATCGCTATTGAAGCAGAATCTATTTCTATTGCACGGGAAAAAATACTCAGTGAGCCGATCGATGTTGTGTTACTTGATTGGGAATTACCTGATGGTAATGGTATCGATTTAATATCTGATATTCTATCTACATCTCCCGTGGGTTGGCTTCCAATCATTATGGTCACAGGCCATACAGAACCTGAATATTTTAAAATAGCAATAGAGGCAGGGGCCACTGATTATATCACGAAACCTGCCAAAGAAATCGAATTACTCGCAAGAATTTTTGGTGCCTTACGAATCAAGGCTTTACATGACCAATTGCGGGAAACCGCGATCAGAGATGTAATGACAGGTCTATATAATCGGCGTTATATGGAAGAGCGTATCGAGCAAGAATTCCAACGTTGTAAGAGGCATAATAGCCTTTTGTCAATGGCAATGATCGATATTGATAAATTTAAGAATGTCAATGACACATATGGGCATGAAATTGGTGACCAAGTGATCAAACAATTAGCCCATGAATTAAAAACAAGTTTTCGAAAATCAGATATCATTTCTCGGTTTGGTGGGGAAGAATTTGTCATCCTCTTCCCTGAAACAGGCATTGCCGATGCGACAAGAGTTTTAGACCGAGTGAGAGAGAATGTTTCCAAAATTGAGATGAAAACAAATTCGGATCAGATGTTTCATTTTACATTTAGTGGTGGAGTTGCTGGTGGAGATTTAACTGAGATTCAATCCAATCAAGAATTGCTGAAAATTGCTGATAAAAATTTATACGAAGCAAAGTCTTCTGGTCGCAATAAAATCGTAAGCTAG
- a CDS encoding serine/threonine protein kinase, translated as MNIHHSFYQLTPDTILNAVESLGYETTGRYFVLNSIENRVYDIETAKAGRIVVKFYRPGKWNYNQILEEHAFLKELIDEEIPVLAPIVIDGKTLFEWEGIYFAIWPLRNGRIVEEIQSSDLERVGALLGRIHSIGKRSQIKSRPSLDIPSYGLSSLQYILDQNLITNSALAERYEKNARNAFAIFESLTNEYQIPSQRIHGDCHKGNLLISSDGFSILDFDDFLHGPIVQDFWMLLPFGEAERKHEFFDFFAGYCMFADFDENWLKLIEPLRIIRFIHYAAWIGKRWEDPSFPSLFPHFGTEEYWLKETLDLENANRDLDDANTLPSPSKENNEPEMTNKDFFWDWDN; from the coding sequence TTGAACATTCATCATTCGTTTTACCAATTAACTCCAGACACAATTTTAAATGCTGTTGAATCTCTTGGTTATGAAACTACGGGAAGGTATTTTGTTTTAAACAGTATTGAGAATCGAGTTTACGATATCGAAACCGCAAAAGCTGGTAGAATCGTTGTTAAATTCTATCGACCAGGAAAATGGAATTATAACCAAATCCTAGAAGAGCATGCATTCTTAAAAGAGTTAATAGACGAAGAGATCCCCGTATTAGCTCCCATCGTTATTGATGGAAAAACGCTCTTCGAATGGGAAGGAATTTATTTTGCCATTTGGCCTTTACGAAACGGAAGGATTGTCGAAGAAATCCAATCAAGTGATTTGGAACGAGTAGGTGCCTTATTGGGAAGGATCCATTCCATTGGAAAAAGGAGTCAGATCAAAAGTAGACCATCACTCGATATCCCAAGTTATGGTCTTTCTTCTCTACAGTATATATTGGATCAAAATCTAATCACCAATTCAGCGTTAGCGGAACGATACGAAAAAAATGCACGGAATGCCTTTGCAATATTTGAATCACTCACAAACGAATACCAAATTCCTTCCCAAAGGATTCACGGCGATTGCCATAAGGGGAATTTATTAATTTCAAGTGATGGTTTTAGCATTTTAGATTTTGATGATTTTTTGCACGGACCAATTGTGCAAGATTTTTGGATGTTACTTCCGTTTGGTGAGGCTGAACGGAAACATGAGTTCTTTGATTTTTTTGCTGGTTACTGTATGTTTGCAGACTTTGATGAAAACTGGCTCAAACTCATTGAGCCTTTACGGATCATACGTTTTATCCATTATGCAGCATGGATTGGAAAACGTTGGGAAGATCCTTCGTTTCCCTCTCTCTTCCCTCATTTTGGAACGGAAGAATATTGGCTAAAAGAAACATTAGATTTAGAGAATGCAAATCGTGATTTAGATGATGCCAATACTTTACCTTCTCCATCGAAAGAAAACAACGAACCGGAAATGACCAATAAAGATTTTTTTTGGGATTGGGATAACTAA